The sequence below is a genomic window from Flavobacterium keumense.
AAATGGCTTTTCAAACAATGATAGATAGTGGATTGAGCAAAAAAAAGCGTCAAGATAAAGGCTTAATTGACGAAATCTCAGCAACGATTATGCTCCAAGACTATTTGTCTAGAAAGATGTTTTAATTAGGGATTAAAAAGGCGTTCATTTCTTACGTTTCGACCTGAATTTGTTACAATTTTATGCTGTTTTTTGCAATTTTAAGGAGTATATTTGCACCTTAAAATTTTGAACCATGTCCGATACTACAATTCGAACCAACCCTGATGTAATCCTTATAGGTGCAGGAATTATGAGCGCCACTCTAGGTGTTATTTTAAAAGAACTACAACCTAATATTACTATTGAAATATACGAAAGATTAGATAATGCCGCTTGCGAAAGTTCTGATGCTTGGAACAACGCCGGGACGGGACATTCTGCTTTTTGTGAATTGAACTATACGCCTGAAGCAGCAGATGGGACCATAAGTCCTAAAAAAGCCATTAGTATTGCGGAGTCTTTTGAGGTTTCAAGACAATTTTGGGCGTATTTGGTACAGCAAAATAAAGTAGTTTCTCCAGATAAATTTATTAAAAGTGTACCGCATTTAAGTTTTGTTTGGGGAGAAAAAAATGTGGATTATCTTAAAAAGAGATTTGAAGTATTGCAATCCAATCCTTTATTTCAGGATATGAATTTTAGTACAGAATTTTCGGTGCTGAAAGAATGGATGCCTTTAGTTATGGAAGGAAGAGAACTTTCAGAACCGATGGCAGCTACTAAAATGGATATTGGTACCGATGTTAATTTTGGGGAATTAACTCGAAATATGTTTAACTATCTTCAAACATTAGAAGGAGTTACGATGCATTTTAATAATGAAGTTAGAAAGCTAAAACAACGAAAAGATGGTTCTTGGCGAATCAAAGTACGTGATTTGACAACAGGACAGAAGAGAAGAGTGTATCCAAAATTTATCTTTATTGGTGCTGGAGGCGGTTCTTTACCATTGTTGGAAAATGCCAATGTTCCTGAAGGGAAAGGTTATGGTGGTTTTCCTGTAAGTGGTCAATGGCTAAAATGTACTAATCCAGAAGTGATTGCAAAACATGATGCTAAAGTATATGGTAAAGCTAGTGTTGGTGCTCCTCCTATGTCGGTACCTCATATTGATTCCCGAATGATTAACGGAGAAAAGCAGTTACTTTTTGGTCCTTTTGCAGGATTTTCTACACGATTCCTTAAAAATGGTTCTTACTCTGATTTGCCATTATCAATTAAATCAGACAATATTATTCCGATGGTAATCGCTGGAATTAAAAATATTCCATTGACTAAATATTTGATTGAGCAAGTACGTCAAAAACCAAAAGATAGAATGAATGCGTTACGAGAATATGTGCCCAATGCGAGGTCAAAAGACTGGAAGTTAGAGCGTGCAGGACAACGTGTTCAAGTCATTAAAAAAGACGAAAAAGAGGGAGGTATTTTAGAATTTGGAACTGAAGTGATTACTACTAATGATGGAACTTTATCGGTTTTGTTAGGGGCTTCTCCTGGAGCTTCTACTGCCGTATCCGTAATGCTAGATGTAGTACAAAAATGTTTTAAAGACCAAATGAAAACTAAAGAATGGCAGTCTAAATTAAAAGTAATGATACCCTCTTTTGGACAAGAATTAAATGCTAATCCGGATTTGTTAGCTGAGGTTAGAAAAAATACTGCCGATACCTTGGGATTAAATTAAATCTGTTTCGACTTTAGATAAGAGATTTTAAAAAAATGGTAAATCGTATATTGTAAATCGTATATCGTAAATCGTAATTCAAATATCTTTTTACTATTTTTGCACTCGAAAAAAGAAAATTATCTTTTAAAAGGTAAATGACAATTTAATACAATACGAATGATTTTACCAATTATAGGTTATGGAGACCCTGTTTTAAGAAAGGTTGGAGAGGAAATTACACCTGATTATCCTAACTTAAAAGAAACCATCGCCAACATGTATGAAACGATGTACAACGCCTATGGAGTGGGATTAGCAGCGCCACAAGTAGGTTTGCCAATACGTTTGTTTATTATTGATACAACCCCTTTTAGTGATGATGAGGATATGTCTGAAGCCGATCAAAAAAAAATGAACGGATTCAAACGTACTTTTATTAATGCTAAAATTGTAAAAGAAGAAGGCGAGGAGTGGAGTTTCAACGAAGGTTGTTTAAGTATTCCTGATGTGCGCGAAGATGTCTATCGAAAACCAATCGTAACAATTGAATATTGTGAAGAAGATTTTGTAATGAAAACCGAAGTTTTTGATGGTTTAATTGCAAGAGTCATTCAGCACGAATACGATCATATAGAAGGGATTTTGTTTACAGATAAAATTTCGTCTTTGAAAAAACGTTTGATACAGAAAAAATTAAAAAACATTATTGAAGGCAAAACATTTCAAGAATATAGAATGAAGTTCTTTGGTAAAAAAGGAAGATAATAAATAATAAATATATAATGAATATCGAAAAAATATTAGCTATTTCTGGGAAACCAGGTTTATACGAATTGAAAATCCAAACGCGTACTGGTTTTGTAGCCGAGTCATTATTGGACGGAAAAAAAATCACAGTAAATTTAAAAGCAAACGTAAGTTTGTTATCTGAAATTTCGATTTATACGTATGAAGCTGAAAAACCATTGGTTGAAATATTGATTGCTATTGCCAAAAAAGAGAATAATGGACCTGCTATTTCTCATAAAGAAGATGCAGCTACTTTAGCCGCTTACTTCAAAGAAATCGTACCTGATTATGATGAGGAGAGAGTATACGGTTCTGATATCAAAAAAGTATTGAATTGGTACAATTTGTTGCAATCAAAAGGGTTAGTTACTGATGAAGCGCCAAAAGCGTCAAGTAAAGAAGAATCCGTTACAGAAGAAAAACCTAAAAAAGCAAAAGCTACAAAAGCGTAATTGTTAATTGGAAAATTATTTAAATCCTGCTGAGATCGATTTCTTAGTAGGATTTTTTTATTTTTACCAAAACCAATTTTTACAATGAATTCAAGAGAATCACAACTTCAAGCTTTCGATAGATTGTTAACCATTATGGATGATTTGCGTGCTCAATGTCCTTGGGATAAAAAGCAAACATTACAAAGTTTGCGTCACCTAACTATTGAGGAAACCTATGAGTTGGGCGATGCGATTTTAGAAAATGATTTGGAAGAAGTCAAAAAAGAATTGGGTGATTTGTTGCTGCACATTGTTTTTTATGCCAAAATTGGAAGCGAGACTCAAGATTTTGATATGGCCGATGTGTGTAATGAAATCTGTGAAAAACTGATTCATCGTCACCCACATATTTATGGTGATGTGGAAGTGAAAGATGAAGAAGAGGTGAAACAAAATTGGGAAAAACTCAAGCTAAAAGAAGGAAAAAAATCAGTTTTGGAAGGTGTGCCAAAAGGCCTGCCTGCTTTGGTAAAAGCCAGCCGAATTCAAGATAAGGTTAAAGGTGTTGGTTTTGATTGGGAAGAACCACATCAGGTTTGGGATAAATTACAAGAGGAATTACAAGAATTTCAAGTTGAGGTAGCCGCTGGAAACCAAGATAAAATGGAAGCTGAATTTGGAGACGTGCTCTTCTCAATGATTAATTATGCCCGATTCTTAAAAATCAATCCTGAAGATGCTTTGGAACGAACCAATAAAAAATTCATATCCCGATTTCAGTACTTAGAAAGCAAAGCAGCAGCATTAGGCAAACCATTAATGGATATGACGTTGGCTGAAATGGATGTTTTTTGGAACGAGGCGAAGAAAATGTAGGAGCTACTCTGCCATTTTCTTTAATTTGCCAATTTCTTTTAAGGTGATTTTTTTACCCGATAATTCAATCAAACCTAATTTATTGAAATCAGAAAGTAAACGAATACAACTTTCGGTAGCGGTGCCAATCATACTGGCAAGTTCTTCTCTTGATAATTGTACTTTTAGGCTGTCATCATCATTTTTACCGAAGGTATCGGCTAAATAAAGTAAGGTTTCGGCGAGACGTTCTTTAACCGTTTTTTGAGCCATATTCACGGCATGGTCATCTGCTTCTTTTAAATCGCCACAAATCGTTTTCATGACATTCATAGAAAACTGATTGTTTTTCTCAAAAAAATCCATCACTTCAGATCGTGGTATAAAACAAACTTCCATGTCTTCTAAGGCAATCGCACTTAAATTCACAGGTTCGTCACTAATAATAGAACGTTGTCCTAGTAATTCACCTTTTTTGATGAGTTTAACAATATGATCTTTTCCGTTAGCACTCAATTTAGAGAGTTTGCAAACACCATCTTTGATACAATAAATTCCATTTATGGTTTCGCCTTCTTCAAAAATAACATCCCCTTTCTTAATTGAATATGATTTTTTGCATTCTGAAAGGCGGACTAATTCTTCCTTATTTAAGGCTTTTAAAGAGCTGAATTCTCTAACAATACATTGTTCACATTTACTCATAATATAAAGTAGGGACTTGATTGACTACAAATTTAATGATTATTATGACAAATGTCATATTTTTAATAGGAACAATTGGTGACCTTTGTCACAGGTAAAATGAGCAAAGACTATGGATACAAAAAACTGTTTCCATTGCGGTTTAGAGATTATAGAAAAAGAAGAAATTGTCTTTGATGACAAATTATTTTGTTGCACAGGTTGTAAAACCGTGTATGAAATTTTTAGTCTCAATGATATGACTTGTTATTATGATTTTGAAAAATCGCCTGGAGCAACTCCACAAGATATTAATGGTAAATATGATTTCTTAGATAATGAAAGTATTGTGTCAAAACTGTTGGAATTCGAAGAGAATGCAACCGCTATTGTTTCACTTAACATTCCTCATATACATTGTAGCTCGTGTATTTGGATTTTGGAAAATTTACAACGTCTTCAAAAGGGAATAAGTACTTCTCAAGTTAATTTTCCAGAAAAAAAAGTCCGAATTACCTACAAACCAGAAGAGGTTTCGCTCAAAGAAATTGTCTATTTACTGAGTGGAATTGGCTATGAACCTTACATAAGTTTAGAAAACTATGAGGCAGGCTCCAATAAAGTTGATAGAAGTTTAACCTATAAATTAGGAGTCGCGTTCTTTTGTTTTGGCAATATTATGTTGCTTTCCTTTCCCGAATATTTTGAAGTAAAAGAATATTGGCTCGACCAATACCGTGGTTTTTTCCGTTGGTTAATTTTTGCATTATCATTACCGAGTTTCTTATACTCCGCAAGTGGTTATTATGTGTCGGCCTATAAAAGCATTAAATCCAAAATGCTCAATATTGACATTCCAATCGCGTTAGGAATCATTGTGATGTTTGTGCGCAGTACTGTAGATATTGTAATGGATTATGGTTCTGGCTTTTTTGATAGCTTAACGGGTTTAGTTTTCTTTATGCTTTTAGGGAAAATGTTCCAAATCAAAACCTATAGTTTCTTGAGTTTTGAACGTGATTTCAAATCGTATTTCCCCATTGCCATCACGCGAATTCAAGGCAATTCAGAACAAAGTATCCCTGTTTATGATATTCAAAAAGGCGACAGATTACTCATTCGCAATCAAGAATTAATTCCTGTAGATGGTATTTTAATCTCTGAAACAGCCGAAATTGATTATAGTTTTGTAACGGGAGAAGCTATTCCTATTACCAAAAAGTCAGGAGACAAAGTATTTGCAGGAGGAAAGCAAATAGGTACAATGGTCGAAATGGAAGTGTTGCATTCGGTCTCTCAAAGTTATTTGACACAATTATGGAGTAATGATGTGTTTAAAAAAAAGGTAGTACAAAAACACAAGACCATTACCGATCAAATTTCCCGCTATTTCACTCCGCTTTTGCTTTTAATTGCTTTTGGAGGTTTTGGTTATTGGATTTTCAAAGATGTCAATATCGCCTTTAATGTATTTACTGCAGTATTAATAGTCGCTTGTCCTTGTGCTTTGGCATTAACAGCACCGTTTACTTTTGGAAATATTCTTCGAATTCTAGGTAAGAAAAAATTCTATCTCAAAAATGCTTTAGTAATTGAACAATTAGCGAATGTTGATACCATTGTTTTTGATAAAACAGGAACGATTACTACCAATAAAAAATCAAATATTTCATTCCAAGGAGAAGCGCTTTCAGAAAACAAAATCGCTTTAGTTAAAAATGTACTTCGTGCGTCTAATCATCCATTGAGTCGCATGTTGTATGACTTTTTGCCAGAAACAAAAAGAATAAAATTGGATTCATTTGAAGAGATTACTGGAAAAGGAATTCAAGCTCAAATAGATGAAACGATTATACAGTTAGGGTCAGCTTCTTTTGTGGGTTCGATAGAAGAAAATGAGGTTCAACAAACTTCAGTTCATATTAAAATAAATGGGAATTATTTAGGAAAATATGTTTTCAATAATCAATACCGAGAAGGTTTGGCAACACTTTTTGCTAATTTGAGTCAGCAGTATCAATTGAAAATACTTTCAGGAGATAATGAAGGAGAACGAGAGGCATTAGAAAAATTATTACCGAAAGGAACCGAATTAATTTTTAATCAAAAGCCAGAGCAAAAATTAGCGTTCATTAAAAATTTGCAAGAAAGCGGGAAGAATGTAATGATGGTAGGAGATGGATTGAATGACGCAGGTGCTTTAGCACAAAGCAATGTGGGGATTGCAATATCCGAAAATGTGAATGTGTTTTCTCCAGCATGTGATGCCATTTTAGATGCAAGTGTGTTTCAGCAGCTTCATTCGTTTTTGAAACTTTCTAAAAAATCCATCACAACGATTAAAATGAGCTTTACATTATCGCTATTGTATAACGTTGTTGGATTGTCATTTGCAGTTACAGGGAATTTATTACCTCTTGTGGCAGCTATTATTATGCCCTTGAGTACCATTACGATAGTGAGTTTTGTAACCTTATCTAGTAATTATTATGCCAAAAGAGTAGAAAAGAAATAAAACGATTTTTTATTCTTTTTTTGATTAAATTTAATAGAAATAAGTGTAGTATGATAAATGTCATATTTTTTAAAGAGTACTACAACTAACTTTGTTAACATAATTTTAAGGTATGAGTGTTATTTATTTATTAATCTCGATTAGTATCCTAGTAGCCATAGGTTTTTTTATCGCTTTTATAAGAGCAGTAAAAACAGGACAATACGACGATGATTATACGCCTTCAGTCAGAATGCTTTTTGATGACGAGCTTAAAGTAAAACCAAATAAATCAGTACAAACAATAGAAGAAAAACAAATTTAATTATGGAAATGCAACAATTTTATTACGACAACAAAATTGTAAAGAAATTCCTTTACGCCACCATTGTTTTTGGTGTAGTAGGAATGTTAGTTGGACTTATTCTGGCTTTTATGTTTCTTTTTCCAAACGTTACCGACGGAATTTCGTGGTTGAGTTTTGGTAGATTGAGACCTTTACATACTAATGCAGTTATTTTTGCCTTTGTGGGTAATGCTATGTTTGCTGGGGTATATTATTCCATGCAACGTCTCCTAAAAGCAAGAATGTTTAGTGATTTTTTAAGTAATCTTAACTTTTGGGGTTGGCAATTAATAATTGTTGCAGCAGCCGTTTCTTTGCCATTGGGATTTAGTACTTCAAAAGAATATGCTGAATTAGAATGGCCAATCGATATCGCAATTGCATTGATTTGGGTTGTTTTTGGTATCAATATGATTGGAACCATTTTGAAAAGAAGAGAGCGTCACTTGTATGTGGCTATTTGGTTCTACTTAGCAACTTTTGTAACTGTAGCGGTATTACATATTTTCAACAGTTTAGAATTGCCTATTTCTGGAATGAAAAGTTATTCAGTATATGCTGGGGTTCAAGATGCTTTGGTACAATGGTGGTACGGCCATAATGCGGTTGCATTCTTTTTAACCACACCATTCTTAGGATTGATGTATTATTTTGTTCCAAAAGCAGCCAATCGTCCTGTATACTCGTATAGACTTTCTATTGTTCACTTTTGGTCTTTGATCTTTATTTATATCTGGGCAGGGCCACACCATTTATTATACTCTGCGTTACCAACTTGGGCACAAAATTTAGGAGTAGTTTTCTCAGTAATGTTGATTGCTCCATCTTGGGGAGGTATGATTAATGGTTTGTTAACCTTAAGAGGAGTTTGGGACAAAGTACGAGTTGAGCCAGTATTGAAGTTTTTTGTAGTAGCTATTACAGGTTATGGTATGGCTACTTTTGAAGGACCAATGTTGTCTCTTAAAAATGTAAATGCTATTGCACACTATACGGATTGGATTATTGCTCACGTACACGTTGGTGCTTTGGCTTGGAACGGATTTATGGCGTTTGGTATGATTTATTGGTTGATACCACGAATGACTAAAACTCCTTTATATTCAACTAAATTGGCTAATTTTCACTTTTGGATTGGTACATTAGGAATTATACTTTATGCGCTGCCAATGTATGTTGCTGGTTTTACACAAGCTTCAATGTGGAAACAATTCAATCCAGATGGAACCTTAACTTACGGTAATTTCCTTGAGACGGTTACCCAAATTATGCCGATGTATTTAATGAGAGCTGTGGGAGGAACTATGTATCTTGTAGGAATGTTAGTGTTGGTATATAATATTATTCAAACCGTGAGAGCAGGTCAATCTATCGAAGATGAATTAGCTGAAGCTCCTGAATTAAAACAAATCAGCAGTGGAAGATTAAAAGGAGAAAAATTCCATCCTTGGTTGGAAAGAAAACCAATCCAATTGACAATTTTGGCTACAGTAGCGATTTTAATTGGAGGTATTATTCAAATTGTACCTACAATTATGGTAAAATCGAATATCCCTACAATTACAAGTGTTAAGCCTTATACACCATTAGAATTAGAAGGACGTGATTTATACATTCGTGAAGGGTGTGTGGGATGTCACTCACAATCGGTTAGACCGTTCCGTAGTGAAGTAGAACGTTATGGACCACAATCTAAAGCAGGAGAGTTTGTATACGATCATCCATTCCTTTGGGGATCAAAACGTACTGGACCCGATTTATTGAGAGTAGGTGGGAAGTATAATGACAACTGGCATTTCAATCACTTTTGGAATCCACAAAGTATTTCAGCGGGTTCAATTATGCCAGGATATAAATGGTTGTTTGACAATGAGGCAATGGATATTTCTATGACTCAAAAGAAAATGGAAGCAATGGTTACTCTTGGAGTACCTTATACTCCAGCTCAGGTCGCTAATGCTCAAAAAGATTTAAGAGCTCAAGCTATTACAATTGAAGAGAGCTTGAAAAATGATCCTGACTTTGTGAAAAGTTATGATGAAAGCAAGAAAAAAGCAGCCGCTAAAGGCGAAAAATTTGTTCCAATGAACGAAAGAGAAATCGTAGCCTTAATTGCTTATATGCAAAGATTAGGAACTGATATCAAAGTAAAAAAATAATATAGTACGTCATGTTTGAACAAATAAAACATAATATGGAAACCATCGCCGGAGTTGCGATTTATCCAATACTGTCATTGTTGATTTTCTTTTTATTCTTTGTAGGATTAGGACTTTGGGTTTTCTCCTATAAGAAAGAAAAAATAGAAGAGATGAGCCAAATTCCATTGAATGACAATCCATCATTATAATTTTTTAAACTTTTAAAAATGAAAAAATTAATCCCTGTATATGTAAGAGTTCCTCTTATTTTCTTCGCCGTTTTTGGTGCAATGGAATTTTTTATTGACTCTGGAGACCGTCCTGCTTTTGTGAAATTTCCAATGGTGTCTGTATTCTTATTTGTGTTTCTATTTCTTTTAATTGCAATAGAAATTACAATTAGTGCAATTGATAAGATTACCTATCAATTATTGACTGAAGAACAAAAAGCAAAGTTAGAAGAAGCTACACAATTAGGTTTTAAAGAAAGCCAATGGTATGCTAAAATCATGAAAGCCTTGACCAAGTCAGAACCAATGGAGAATGAAGGTCAACTTTTATTGGATCATGATTATGATGGAATCAAAGAATTAGATAACAATTTACCACCATGGTGGTTGTACTTATTCTATGCTTGTATCGTATTTTCGGTAGTATATTTAGTTCGTTTTGAAATTCTTGGAGCTGATGATCAAGAGACCGAATTGAAAAAAGAATTGGCACAAGCCAAAATTGAAGTAGCCGAATATATGAAAACAGCTCCGGATTTAATGGACGAAAAAACAGTTACTTTAGTTACAGACGCACCTACATTGGCAGAAGGGAAAACCATTTTCGAAACCAATTGTGCTGCTTGTCATAGAGCGGATGCTGGGGGACAAATTGGACCTAACTTAACTGATGAGTACTGGATTTTAGGAGGAGGAATCAAAAACTTGTTCCATACGATTACCAATGGTGGTCGTGACGGAAAAGGTATGATTGCTTGGAAAGGTACTTTGAAACCAAAAGAAATTCAAAAAGTAGCGAGTTATATTATTTCTTTGAAAGGAAGTAATCCAAAAGATCCAAAAGCACCAGATGGAGAAATCTGGGTTGAAGAAGCTACTGCAACACCTGCAAAATAAATAAACACGAACTAAAAGACCAATTTCAAATCTGAAATTGGTCTTTTAAAATTACAGCATAATGTCCAGTTTACAAGATGAGTCTTTTAGAGACAGTATCGGTACTATTGATGAGGCCGGAAAAAGAAAATATGTATTTCCTAAAAAACCTTCAGGTAGGTTGTATGAGTACCGAAAATTAGTCAGTTATTTTTTATTGGCTATTCTTATTGCTAATCCATTCATTAAAGTTAATGGCAACCAGTTCATGATGTTCAATGTCTTGGAACGCCGATTTAATATTTTTGGATTTCCATTTTGGCCTCAAGATTTTTATCTGTTTGTATTATTCATGATTGTTGGGGTCGTTTTTGTTATTCTCTTTACCGTTATTTTTGGGAGGATATTTTGTGGATGGATTTGTCCGCAAACCATCTTTTTAGAAATGGTTTTTCGTCGAATAGAGTATTGGATTGAAGGAGATCGAGGAGCACAAATCCGATTGAGTAAACAAGAATGGAATGCCGAGAAGATTAGAAAAAAAGGAATCAAATGGTTTTTGTTTCTTGTGATTTCTTTTTTCATTGCGAATGTATTTTTAGCCTATTTAATCAGTAGTGATGAATTGCTAAAAATGATTGAAGAGGGACCCGAAAGTCATTTGAGTACTTTAATTGCGTTATTGATTTTTACAGGCGTTTTTTATTTCGTTTTTGTTTGGTTTAGAGAACAAGTGTGCATCATTGCGTGTCCTTATGGAAGATTACAAGGAGTACTTTTGGATAACAAATCGATTAATGTGGCGTACGATTTTGTACGTGGCGAAAAAGAAGCAGGAAGAGCTAAATTCAATAAAAATGAAGATCGTGCTACAGCCGGAAAAGGAGATTGTATCGATTGCCACCAATGTGTACACGTTTGTCCTACAGGAATAGATATTAGAAACGGAACACAATTGGAATGTGTAAACTGCACTGCTTGTATTGATGAGTGCGATACTATTATGGAAAGCGTTGGTTTACCCAAAGGTTTAATTCGTTATGCATCCGAAGACGAAATTGAGAAAAACGCTAAGTTTAAATTTACAGCAAGGATGAAAGGCTACACAGCTGTATTAATTATCTTGGTTGGAGTATTAACAGGTTTATTGTTTTTGCGAACCGATGTAGAGGCAACAATCTTACGTTTGCCAGGTCAATTGTACCAACATAAAGGTGAAAATATCAGTAATATCTATACCTTTAAAATTATTAATAAGACCAATGAAGAATTTAAGGATATTCACTTTAAATTGGTTGGAATTAAAGGGAGTTTGAAGGTAGTAGGAAAACAAGATTTTAAAGTGCCAAAACAAGGTATGAACAGTGGAACTTTATTTGTTGAAATTAATCAATATCTCTTAGAAACAGATAAAACCAAGTTAGAAATTGAGGTGTATAACGGAAATAAAAAAATTGAAACAGCAACGACAAATTTCTTAAGTCCGAGAAGTTTTGATTAGATAACTTAATATTAAGAAAAATGAAAATCAATTGGGGAACAGGTATTGTAATAGCTTTTGGATTATTTATGGCGTTTATTCTCTATTTTGTTGTTGAGGTGCAATC
It includes:
- a CDS encoding cbb3-type cytochrome c oxidase N-terminal domain-containing protein; amino-acid sequence: MKKLIPVYVRVPLIFFAVFGAMEFFIDSGDRPAFVKFPMVSVFLFVFLFLLIAIEITISAIDKITYQLLTEEQKAKLEEATQLGFKESQWYAKIMKALTKSEPMENEGQLLLDHDYDGIKELDNNLPPWWLYLFYACIVFSVVYLVRFEILGADDQETELKKELAQAKIEVAEYMKTAPDLMDEKTVTLVTDAPTLAEGKTIFETNCAACHRADAGGQIGPNLTDEYWILGGGIKNLFHTITNGGRDGKGMIAWKGTLKPKEIQKVASYIISLKGSNPKDPKAPDGEIWVEEATATPAK
- the ccoG gene encoding cytochrome c oxidase accessory protein CcoG, which encodes MSSLQDESFRDSIGTIDEAGKRKYVFPKKPSGRLYEYRKLVSYFLLAILIANPFIKVNGNQFMMFNVLERRFNIFGFPFWPQDFYLFVLFMIVGVVFVILFTVIFGRIFCGWICPQTIFLEMVFRRIEYWIEGDRGAQIRLSKQEWNAEKIRKKGIKWFLFLVISFFIANVFLAYLISSDELLKMIEEGPESHLSTLIALLIFTGVFYFVFVWFREQVCIIACPYGRLQGVLLDNKSINVAYDFVRGEKEAGRAKFNKNEDRATAGKGDCIDCHQCVHVCPTGIDIRNGTQLECVNCTACIDECDTIMESVGLPKGLIRYASEDEIEKNAKFKFTARMKGYTAVLIILVGVLTGLLFLRTDVEATILRLPGQLYQHKGENISNIYTFKIINKTNEEFKDIHFKLVGIKGSLKVVGKQDFKVPKQGMNSGTLFVEINQYLLETDKTKLEIEVYNGNKKIETATTNFLSPRSFD